The sequence CCTGCTCAAGCCCCTCCAGAGCCAAGATAGTGGCCAGCAGGAGGCTGTTGAAGGGGCTTGAAGAAATCCACGAATGTGGAATGAAAGACTTCCGTAACATCCAGGttgatgaagctaatttattgacttggCGAGGGCTCTTTGTTCCTGACAACCCTCCATATGATAAGGGGGCTTTCAGAATGGAAATCAACTTTCCAGCAGAGTACCCACTCAAACCACTGaagatcacatttaaaacaaagatctatcACCCGAACATCGATGAAAACGGGCAGGTCTGTCTGCCAGGAATTAGTGCTGAAAACTGGATGCCAGCAACCAGAACCAGCCAAGTAATCCAGTCACTCACAGCACTGGTGAACGATCCCCAGCCCGAGGACCCACTTCGGGCTGACCTAGCTGAAGAATACTCTAAGGACCgtaaaaaattatgtaagaacGCTGAAGAGGTTCCAAAGAAATACGGGGAGAAGCGACCTGTGGACTACTCTGCCGCAACGGATTTCAGGGAGTGTGAGCGGAGACCCCGCAAAGCAGGACTCTGCGGAAAATCAACACGTGCCGCCGCCTGGCGTTTGCTTGTGGCAGGTactaactttctacagttttcttaatcagacGTGGTCTAGGTAACCTGtatagaaaggattaaaaatttaagatgttcttaaaaaaaaaaaagctacctgtTCAAAGCTACTGAGAGACTTGCTTACTGGTCAGCCCAGGCCACTATCAGGCAGTCAGTCCAAACAGTGACTGGTAGTCCCCACTTCAAAGCTGCCCTCAGGAAGATTTGGGGGGCACTGGGCACTgtcccctctggaggctctgcAGCTTTGGGGGACCAGCCTGAGCCTAACAGGCTCCAAGAGCCAAAGGCCAGCTAACAGAGTACATACTGCACATGTGTGGGAGACAcaggtcaggggagcctgggatCTGAACCAGGGCATCTGTAGGGACAGGCTGAGTTCTAGTAGTGAGCTACTGGGGGACCAGGACACGGCCTAATTACAAGTGTTAGTCTGCACAAATGTGCCAATTCTTCCCCCTGAAGACACACCTAGAGGAATCTGGACTGCCCTGTCAGGCAAGGCAGTGCAGGATGGGTTGAGATT is a genomic window of Neomonachus schauinslandi unplaced genomic scaffold, ASM220157v2 HiC_scaffold_7330, whole genome shotgun sequence containing:
- the LOC123324023 gene encoding ubiquitin-conjugating enzyme E2 L3-like, with the translated sequence RAKIVASRRLLKGLEEIHECGMKDFRNIQVDEANLLTWRGLFVPDNPPYDKGAFRMEINFPAEYPLKPLKITFKTKIYHPNIDENGQVCLPGISAENWMPATRTSQVIQSLTALVNDPQPEDPLRADLAEEYSKDRKKLCKNAEEVPKKYGEKRPVDYSAATDFRE